In Candidatus Defluviibacterium haderslevense, the following are encoded in one genomic region:
- a CDS encoding PorP/SprF family type IX secretion system membrane protein, which produces MINQIRSILACCIAYLFLFDTTNGQDIHHSQFYTSPLNVNPALTGVFNGDWRAAGNFRSQWFVDDLVQYMTFTGSFDKRFYPKKWTTKGMWNGGVLFNYDQAGDSKLSLGHLGVSVSYAYPINVNNILSIGGLIGLSQRKFDQEKLTWDSQWSGTGFDPSRTTNENFDNTSNTFADLSGGINYRWQKSRRTKVDLGVAAYHLNRPDQKFFNQSDASKLPIRLNINLTPSIKLSSKFDLLLHGQYQNQKPYQETVVGGYGKFYLSTQRGKEVALLLGIADRLGDALIPKIAVEYNSWYAGVSFDINTSSFKEATNGRGGPEFSLIYTFAKSRPLSQLKACPIF; this is translated from the coding sequence GTGATTAATCAAATTCGCTCTATTTTAGCATGTTGTATTGCTTATCTCTTCTTATTTGATACAACTAATGGTCAAGATATCCATCATTCCCAATTCTATACATCGCCTCTAAACGTAAATCCTGCTCTTACAGGGGTTTTCAATGGAGATTGGAGGGCAGCAGGTAATTTTCGAAGCCAATGGTTTGTTGATGATTTAGTTCAATACATGACTTTTACAGGATCTTTTGATAAACGTTTCTATCCTAAAAAATGGACCACTAAGGGTATGTGGAATGGGGGAGTCCTCTTCAATTATGACCAAGCAGGAGATTCAAAATTAAGTTTAGGTCATTTAGGGGTTAGTGTCTCCTATGCTTATCCAATCAATGTAAATAACATCCTTTCAATTGGTGGTTTAATTGGATTATCCCAACGAAAATTTGATCAGGAAAAACTAACATGGGATTCTCAATGGTCAGGAACTGGATTTGATCCAAGCAGGACGACTAATGAAAATTTCGACAATACATCTAACACCTTCGCCGATTTATCAGGTGGAATCAATTATCGATGGCAAAAATCACGCAGAACTAAAGTTGATTTAGGGGTTGCTGCTTATCATTTGAATAGACCAGATCAAAAGTTTTTTAATCAATCCGATGCTTCCAAACTTCCTATTAGACTAAACATAAACCTAACTCCAAGTATTAAACTGAGTTCAAAATTTGATTTATTGTTACATGGTCAATATCAAAATCAAAAACCATATCAAGAAACAGTAGTTGGCGGATATGGTAAATTCTATTTATCAACACAAAGAGGTAAAGAAGTTGCGCTACTCTTGGGAATTGCTGATAGATTAGGTGACGCTTTGATACCTAAAATTGCCGTGGAATATAATAGTTGGTATGCCGGAGTCAGTTTTGACATCAACACTTCTTCATTTAAAGAAGCAACCAATGGTCGTGGAGGACCTGAGTTTTCATTAATCTACACTTTTGCTAAATCTCGTCCTTTATCTCAATTAAAGGCTTGCCCTATTTTTTAA